In Aspergillus luchuensis IFO 4308 DNA, chromosome 1, nearly complete sequence, the following are encoded in one genomic region:
- a CDS encoding putative pectin methylesterase (CAZy:CE8;~COG:G;~EggNog:ENOG410PI3K;~InterPro:IPR012334,IPR011050,IPR000070;~PFAM:PF01095;~SECRETED:SignalP(1-18);~go_function: GO:0030599 - pectinesterase activity [Evidence IEA];~go_process: GO:0042545 - cell wall modification [Evidence IEA]) — translation MLLHGLLLALQAILASSAAITSPSSNHLSTAAREKCQTTLQCPPGTIIVSNTNAHPDISNFTTLQAAINALPNDNSSQTILLLSGSYNEQVNITRAGPITLLGQQPDRAALTDPARNTVNLTFAGANSDSSGNIDNVWFSVMVVAPTLDASLTGSGTTGYPVPADTPFGNTNFRVYNIDFRNTYAPYSAGPAHAISFSRSNGGFYYCGFYSYQDTIYIGKLGSAYMYKSILAGQTDFLYGFGTLFIQSSQIILRSCGGGITAWKGTNTTVRNNYGVYIHDSTINAANSSIAEQIQGSCALGRPWNSLHRSIFANTYEDGSIEPSGYINWEDRWSKNETLMAEYRAYGPGFNLTGREESEMSVLLSSSEEERYRDPKRVFLFEDGREGNVAWIDWDVVSS, via the exons ATGCTCCTCCACGGCCTCCTGCTGGCCCTCCAGGCCATCCTAGcctcctcagcagccataacttctccatcctcaaaCCATCTCTCAACCGCCGCTCGCGAGAAATGCCAAACAACTCTCCAATGCCCCCCCGGcaccatcatcgtctccaacaccaacgccCACCCTGACATCTCcaacttcaccaccctccaagcagccatcaacgccctccCCAACGACAACTCCTCCCaaaccatcctcctcctctccggcTCCTACAATGAACAAGTCAACATCACCCGCGCCGGCcccatcaccctcctcggccaGCAACCAGACCGCGCAGCCCTAACCGACCCAGCCCGCAACACCGTCAACCTCACCTTCGCCGGCGCCAACAGCGACAGCAGCGGCAACATCGACAACGTCTGGTTCAGCGTCATGGTCGTTGCCCCGACCCTGGACGCCAGTCTCACCGGCTCCGGGACAACAGGGTACCCAGTACCAGCAGACACCCCGTTCGGGAATACCAACTTCCGCGTATACAACATTGACTTCCGCAATACCTACGCACCGTACTCTGCTGGTCCAGCGCACGCTATCAGCTTTAGTCGCTCCAACGGCGGCTTCTACTACTGCGGCTTCTACTCTTACCAGGACACG ATCTACATCGGCAAACTCGGGTCAGCATACATGTACAAATCCATCCTCGCGGGCCAAACCGACTTCCTGTACGGCTTCGGTACACTCTTCATCCAATCCTCCCAAATTATCCTCCGCtcctgcggcggcggcatcacAGCCTGGAAGGGCACCAACACGACGGTCCGCAACAACTACGGAGTCTACATCCACGACTCCACCATCAACGCCGCGAACTCCTCCATCGCAGAGCAAATCCAGGGGTCCTGCGCGCTAGGCAGACCTTGGAACTCGCTGCACCGATCCATCTTCGCGAACACATACGAGGACGGGAGCATCGAGCCATCGGGTTACATCAATTGGGAGGATCGGTGGAGTAAGAACGAGACGTTAATGGCGGAGTATAGGGCCTATGGCCCGGGGTTTAATCTCACAGgcagggaggagagtgagatGAGTGTATTGTTGAGTAGCAGTGAAGAGGAGAGGTATAGGGATCCCAAGAGGGTGTTTCTATTtgaggatgggagggaggggaatgtgGCGtggattgattgggatgTTGTATCCTCTTGA
- a CDS encoding uncharacterized protein (COG:S;~EggNog:ENOG410PQW1): protein MPNRSILKSTTHTFLTTLTQSPPPPLSTILSHFTSSPSTTPLIHEAGLPDLAPFLGRDFTGQDGVKAYFETMGAALRYEGMRFEDETDWVVDEEKGCICVRGWARFIAKETEMGWDEGFVYRLKIVQDGGGSDGEWKVQEYRVWADTGAAYLAITGRLNNLVKGDDGK, encoded by the coding sequence ATGCCAAACAGATCCATTCTAAAGTCAACAACCCACaccttcctcaccaccctcactcaatcccccccacccccgctctccaccatcctctcccacttcacctcctcccccagcaccaccccccTAATCCACGAAGCCGGCCTCCCCGACCTCGCCCCCTTCCTCGGCCGCGACTTCACCGGCCAAGACGGAGTGAAAGCATACTTCGAGACAATGGGCGCGGCGCTACGCTACGAGGGGATGCGATTCGAGGATGAAACGGATTGGGTGGTTGACGAGGAGAAAGGGTGTATCTGCGTGCGCGGGTGGGCGAGATTCATTGCCAAAGAGACAGaaatgggatgggatgagggGTTCGTGTATAGGTTGAAGATTGTgcaggatggtggtggcagtgatGGGGAGTGGAAAGTGCAAGAGTATCGAGTGTGGGCTGATACGGGGGCGGCGTATTTGGCTATTACGGGGAGGTTAAACAATCTTGTGAAGGGGGACGATGGAAAGTAA
- the DST1 gene encoding transcription elongation factor DST1 (BUSCO:EOG092645TJ;~COG:K;~EggNog:ENOG410PFX1;~InterPro:IPR035100,IPR003617,IPR036575,IPR017923, IPR035441,IPR003618,IPR001222,IPR006289;~PFAM:PF01096,PF08711,PF07500;~go_component: GO:0005634 - nucleus [Evidence IEA];~go_function: GO:0003676 - nucleic acid binding [Evidence IEA];~go_function: GO:0008270 - zinc ion binding [Evidence IEA];~go_process: GO:0006351 - transcription, DNA-templated [Evidence IEA];~go_process: GO:0006355 - regulation of transcription, DNA-templated [Evidence IEA]) — translation MSMDAKEIELRAKAMTKAASSNEPPSTIIPLLKQLQQGVKATEDLLRSTRVGIAVNKLKQHKSPEVARLASEIVSKWRHEVNKQKAGASPGASQRSSSSPHPKTNGTPSGGATPSDKASKLSVPPDKRTWKADGVDTNQTGNRIRDSCIGLMYDGLCLNSVEPPRTVLSKASAVEAAAFSDLGPETKEQYRTKIRSLYQNLKNKSNPSLRVRVLNGDVTPERFVRMSHDELRSEEQQERDRRIQKENMDKAMVAQAERSISTSLQCGKCGQRKVTYTEAQTRSADEPMTLFCTCMNCGKSWKQ, via the coding sequence ATGTCTATGGACGCCAAAGAAATCGAGCTCCGGGCCAAGGCCATGACCAAggccgcctcctccaacgaACCTCCCTCTACCATCATACCTCTGCTCAAGCAGCTGCAACAAGGGGTGAAAGCCACCGAGGACCTGCTGCGATCCACCCGTGTCGGTATCGCCGTCAACAAACTCAAACAACACAAATCTCCCGAAGTCGCCCGTCTCGCGAGCGAAATCGTCTCCAAGTGGCGCCATGAAGTGAACAAGCAAAAGGCCGGGGCCTCCCCCGGCGCCAGCCAACGGTCGAGCAGCTCTCCCCATCCGAAAACCAACGGCACCCCCTCCGGCGGTGCGACTCCCTCCGATAAGGCCTCGAAGCTCTCAGTGCCTCCCGACAAGCGTACCTGGAAGGCCGATGGCGTGGACACCAACCAGACCGGCAACAGAATTCGCGATAGCTGCATCGGCTTGATGTACGATGGGCTGTGTCTCAACTCGGTTGAACCCCCACGCACAGTTCTGTCCAAGGCGTCGGCCGTCGAAGCGGCGGCCTTTAGCGACCTCGGACCGGAAACGAAGGAACAATACCGCACGAAGATCCGCAGTCTCTACCAGAACCTGAAGAACAAATCGAACCCATCACTGCGCGTGCGGGTCCTCAACGGCGACGTGACGCCGGAGCGGTTCGTCCGGATGTCGCACGACGAGCTCCGGTCggaggaacagcaggaacgCGACCGCAGAATTCAAAAGGAAAACATGGACAAGGCGATGGTGGCACAGGCGGAGCGGAGTATCAGTACAAGCTTGCAATGCGGCAAGTGTGGACAGCGCAAGGTGACATATACAGAAGCGCAGACGCGCAGTGCAGATGAACCGATGACATTGTTTTGTACGTGTATGAACTGCGGCAAGTCATGGAAGCAGTGA
- a CDS encoding alpha/beta fold hydrolase (COG:S;~EggNog:ENOG410PXQS;~InterPro:IPR000073,IPR029058;~PFAM:PF12697), with protein MSTNPLYIGTHIPIGPHKLYLHLHGPPRTTQPLTIFLAGAGDVSSSYTAVIRLLSPFAPCLVYDRTGLGRSDAPDQATSYKPSATLAASELHTLLTNAELPPPYVLVGHSYGAIIAREYLHLYSDDISGMVLVEGSTEHQYTLFDDNPNLDSDIAAVLGEINFATVTGLRENAKLSREEWRERARDIARGMGMWEAERGNLVGVCRELEGKRQLQVQGGGLGERPLSVVMGRGWEDYQRVYERGVEMGNGSDEQREAVRRFLGRCEGVVGEWQREQLRLSRRARLVEVDCGHQVHLVRPDVVVGEVRWVLEMIERSSSML; from the coding sequence atgtcgaCTAATCCCCTCTACATTGGCACCCACATCCCCATCGGCCCCCACAAGCTGTACCTGCATCTGCACGGCCCACCCCGCACCACTCAACCTCTAACCATCTTCCTCGCCGGCGCCGGCGATGTTTCTTCCAGCTACACCGCTGTAATCCGCTTATTGAGCCCCTTCGCTCCGTGTCTGGTCTACGACCGCACCGGTCTCGGCCGCAGCGATGCCCCAGACCAAGCTACCAGCTACAAGCCCAGCGCGACTCTCGCCGCATCGGAATTGCACACTCTACTTACCAACGCAGAACTCCCACCACCATATGTCTTAGTGGGACACTCATACGGCGCTATTATCGCGAGGGAGTACCTCCACCTCTACTCAGATGATATCAGCGGGATGGTACTCGTCGAGGGATCAACCGAGCATCAGTACACACTGTTCGACGATAATCCCAATCTGGACAGTGATATCGCTGCTGTCCTGGGAGAGATAAACTTCGCTACGGTGACGGGGTTACGTGAGAACGCTAAGTTATCTCGGGAGGAGTGGAGAGAGCGAGCGAGGGATATTGCGCGGGGAATGGGGATGTGGGAGGCTGAGAGGGGGAATCTGGTGGGGGTTTGTAgggagttggaggggaagaggcagTTACAGGTGCAGGGAGGAGGGTTAGGGGAGAGGCCATTGTCTGTGGTGATGGGACGGGGTTGGGAGGATTATCAGAGGGTTTATGAGAGGGGAGTAGAGATGGGGAATGGGAGTGATGAGCAAAGAGAGGCGGTTAGAAGGTTCCTGGGGAGAtgtgagggggtggttggggagTGGCAGAGAGAGCAGTTGAGGTTGTCGAGGAGAGCGAGGTTGGTCGAGGTGGATTGTGGACATCAGGTGCATTTGGTGAGGCCGGATGTAGTGGTGGGGGAGGTGAGATGGGTGTTGGAGATGATTgagagaagtagtagtatgctGTAG
- a CDS encoding uncharacterized protein (COG:S;~EggNog:ENOG410PK5F;~InterPro:IPR001737,IPR029063), which translates to MAPRASALARFPLAKSIAKCFPGHLKRRTNRKPEIVSEELCDHALQRLSPYLLRNRPLDILDLWPGAGLWSSKINRLLQPRRHVLVEPELQNFRPLLDPLAQSHPSYKLLSMDVFSIGDWKPVLTEHFPEQGPDNGDHTGVLPKNDTLLVLANLPATTSDKDHFTAGRWWQMFMETCMQQTGLHSYGAIRLLASLPSTESQAIIPRYVVDRRRVSLWTENVALHTFEVAAPQDEKFWVNHKGFNVAIDNAARVAERAAEKNITTPPGREFQPLLPAPESPDPGRKPVPYTPRIRTALHDRFCEDIQALDNMDKSTPGYAEAKKKRSRAQTRLNRDNRQAYFLQQMVDQSREIDAQYDALSRAAADPNTTSADFKPILDKISALRSSITDEGQENYHDHLKQFPHIHDSYRTSLRSNNNFDDALLAWDRRPFEPLLIHPEELYPQGIDRSIVYFEPNPNSPVIEKINSLDPSQRGDAFRLFETLSLSLGRGREALSVAEVLQLIFPGRSTNDIVKSIPSLAEYAAKTPKPDFDSLPKTIHGGSTDPVTSFQENLDYDLSDVRVHILSTSTIWDICIEYQRSGVSVSSVQLNRLFGGTLTSYKTGVHREMVKKRLH; encoded by the exons ATGGCTCCACGAGCCTCAGCCCTCGCACGGTTTCCGCTTGCGAAATCCATCGCCAAGTGCTTCCCCGGCCACCTCAAGCGGAGAACCAACAGGAAACCGGAGATTGTCAGTGAGGAGCTATGTG ATCATGCTTTGCAGCGCCTGTCACCGTACCTCCTCCGCAATCGGCCGTTGGACATCCTCGACCTGTGGCCTGGAGCTGGCCTCTGGTCATCCAAGATCAACCGCCTTCTCCAGCCGCGACGACATGTCCTCGTTGAACCCGAGCTGCAGAACTTCCGACCGCTGCTAGACCCACTGGCCCAGAGCCATCCTTCCTACAAGTTATTGTCCATGGACGTCTTCTCCATCGGCGACTGGAAACCTGTGCTCACGGAGCATTTCCCGGAACAAGGGCCCGACAATGGCGATCATACCGGTGTTCTGCCAAAGAACGACACCCTTCTAGTACTCGCGAACCTTCCCGCCACGACCTCCGACAAAGACCATTTCACCGCAGGCAGATGGTGGCAGATGTTCATGGAGACCTGTATGCAGCAGACGGGACTACACTCTTACGGGGCTATCCGATTGCTTGCGTCTCTACCATCGACAGAATCGCAGGCCATCATCCCCCGCTACGTCGTCGATCGCCGACGAGTATCGCTTTGGACGGAGAATGTCGCGCTCCATACCTTCGAAGTCGCTGCTCCTCAAGACGAGAAGTTCTGGGTTAACCACAAGGGGTTCAACGTCGCCATAGACAATGCCGCGCGTGTCGCCGAAAGAGCCGCCGAAAAGAACATCACCACACCCCCTGGGAGGGAattccaacctctcctcccagcTCCGGAGAGCCCCGACCCCGGCCGGAAACCCGTGCCCTACACACCACGCATCAGGACTGCCCTTCACGACAGATTCTGCGAAGACATCCAAGCCCTGGACAACATGGACAAATCCACCCCCGGCTACGCcgaagccaagaagaagcgcagtcGCGCGCAGACCCGACTCAACCGAGACAACCGACAAGCATACTTCCTCCAGCAAATGGTCGACCAGTCCCGCGAAATCGACGCCCAATACGACGCTCTATCACGAGCAGCCGCCGACCCCAACACAACCTCCGCCGACTTCAAACCCATCCTCGACAAAATATCCGCCCTGCGAAGCTCCATCACCGACGAAGGCCAGGAAAACTACCACGACCACCTCAAACAATTTCCCCACATCCACGACAGCTACCGCACATCCCtccgcagcaacaacaacttcgACGACGCGCTCCTAGCCTGGGACCGCCGTCCCTTCGagcccctcctcatccacccggAAGAACTCTACCCCCAAGGCATCGACCGCAGCATAGTCTACTTCGAACCGAACCCCAACTCCCCCGTCATTGAGAAAATCAACTCCCTCGACCCCTCCCAACGCGGCGACGCCTTCCGCCTCTTCGagaccctctccctctccctcggCCGCGGCCGCGAAGCCCTCTCCGTCGCTGAAGTCCTCCAACTCATCTTCCCAGGCCGCTCCACCAACGACATCGTCAAATCCATCCCCAGCCTAGCCGAATATGCCGCGAAGACACCAAAACCAGACTTTGACAGTCTCCCGAAAACCATCCACGGGGGCAGCACCGACCCGGTAACCAGTTTCCAGGAGAACCTGGACTACGATCTGAGCGATGTGCGCGTACACATCCTCTCGACGTCGACAATCTGGGATATTTGCATCGAGTACCAGCGCAGCGGGGTCTCGGTGTCGAGTGTGCAGTTGAATCGGTTGTTCGGGGGGACGTTGACGTCGTATAAGACGGGGGTGCATCGtgagatggtgaagaagagACTTCATTAG
- a CDS encoding putative endosome-associated ubiquitin isopeptidase (AmsH) (COG:T;~EggNog:ENOG410PIV2;~InterPro:IPR000555,IPR037518,IPR015063,IPR044098;~MEROPS:MER0029722;~PFAM:PF08969,PF01398;~go_function: GO:0005515 - protein binding [Evidence IEA];~go_function: GO:0008237 - metallopeptidase activity [Evidence IEA];~go_function: GO:0061578 - Lys63-specific deubiquitinase activity [Evidence IEA];~go_function: GO:0070122 - isopeptidase activity [Evidence IEA];~go_process: GO:0016579 - protein deubiquitination [Evidence IEA];~go_process: GO:0070536 - protein K63-linked deubiquitination [Evidence IEA]), with translation MAAHLPPATGAGSPQSVESITRMAQDYEYNPSIPLRYWLRTASTLMREARIYEREKHEEQAYLLLFRHAQLVLVNLAEHPEAKDEKNRKALVEAEKEVKRNLKVLEVLKPRINKRYERYTQLMRERQARAPAAANNTPTSIQRPPQDPALAGVVEPLEAGENKDLAVQLARTELSRRATVRKAIRQAGITPEEEQTRRAAGVWGDWEHALRKDGSEDDDLSRRIQNVRIQMDDPRADHRPQVATKPMARPSSATSSTGAYKYPSVPRQKPLEVPSAAKVEPKIVLPPKAPALPPKKASYVHELAGLEGPSPPPRPDKISSAGIPAEPPALPGKVPATDGPAASPDLDPSSYTFKPSAYLENGTPLRTLFLPPDLRKHFISLVSPNTQRNLETCGILCGTLVSNALFVSRLLIPEQTATSDTCETVNESAIFDYCDSEDLMVLGWIHTHPTQTCFMSSRDLHTHCGYQVMLPESIAIVCAPSKTPDWGVFRLTDPPGLKTVLNCTQSGLFHPHGEANIYTDALRPGHVFEAKGLEFETVDLRPKGSQI, from the exons ATGGCCGCCCATCTACCTCCAGCCACCGGTGCGGGGTCTCCGCAGAGCGTGGAATCGATCACTCGCATGGCTCAGGATTATGAGTACAACCCGTCTATACCTTTACGCTACTGGCTGCGAACAGCGTCTACACTCATGAGAGAG GCTCGCATCTACGAACGCGAAAAGCACGAAGAACAAGCCTACCTTTTATTGTTTCGTCATGCTCAGCTAGTACTCGTTAATTTGGCCGAACACCCAGAGGCCAAGGATGAGAAAAACCGGAAAGCTCTGGTGGAAGCCGAAAAGGAGGTCAAACGGAACCTGAAGGTCCTGGAAGTCCTGAAACCTCGAATCAACAAACGCTACGAGCGCTATACTCAGTTGATGCGTGAACGGCAAGCTCGCGCACCAGCAGCCGCGAATAACACTCCCACTTCAATCCAACGCCCCCCTCAGGACCCCGCCCTTGCAGGAGTTGTGGAACCTCTGGAAGCAGGAGAGAACAAAGACCTGGCGGTGCAGCTGGCGCGGACGGAGCTTAGCCGACGGGCGACTGTCCGAAAGGCTATCCGACAAGCAGGCATAACACCTGAGGAGGAGCAGACTCGCCGTGCAGCTGGCGTGTGGGGAGACTGGGAGCATGCCCTGCGCAAAGATGGATCCGAGGACGATGACTTGAGCCGGCGCATACAGAACGTGAGGATACAGATGGACGATCCGCGGGCGGATCACCGTCCACAGGTGGCTACTAAGCCTATGGCTCGGCCATCTTCGGCAACCTCTTCGACCGGCGCGTACAAGTATCCGAGCGTCCCTCGTCAGAAGCCGCTGGAAGTTCCGTCGGCCGCAAAGGTCGAGCCTAAGATTGTTCTTCCGCCTAAAGCACCCGCACTACCTCCTAAGAAAGCTTCGTATGTACATGAACTGGCTGGCCTCGAAGgaccttcacctccacctcgTCCAGACAAGATCTCGTCCGCAGGAATTCCAGCTGAGCCTCCTGCGCTTCCTGGAAAGGTTCCAGCAACCGATGGACCAGCTGCAAGCCCGGATTTGGACCCGTCCAGCTATACCTTTAAGCCATCTGCTTATCTCGAGAACGGAACGCCTCTGCGGACGTTGTTCCTGCCACCTGATCTACGCAAGCACTTCATCTCACTGGTATCCCCGAACACGCAGCGCAATCTAGAGACGTGCGGCATTCTGTGCGGCACGCTTGTCTCCAACGCCTTGTTCGTGTCGAGGCTTCTCATCCCTGAACAGACTGCCACTTCGGACACATGCGAGACGGTGAACGAGTCAGCCATCTTCGACTACTGTGATTCGGAGGACCTGATGGTGCTCGGCTGGATCCATACGCACCCGACGCAGACGTGTTTTATGAGCTCGCGCGACCTGCACACGCATTGCGGATACCAAGTGATGCTGCCGGAGAGCATCGCGATCGTGTGCGCACCTAGTAAGACGCCAGACTGGGGAGTGTTCCGACTGACGGATCCGCCGGGGCTGAAGACGGTGCTCAACTGCACGCAGTCAGGACTCTTCCATCCCCACGGAGAGGCGAACATCTACACCGACGCACTGCGGCCGGGACATGTATTTGAAGCGAAGGGATTGGAATTTGAGACGGTGGATTTGCGTCCAAAGGGGTCTCAAATCTGA
- a CDS encoding protein kinase domain-containing protein (COG:T;~EggNog:ENOG410PUX0;~InterPro:IPR000719,IPR011009,IPR008271;~PFAM:PF07714,PF00069;~go_function: GO:0004672 - protein kinase activity [Evidence IEA];~go_function: GO:0005524 - ATP binding [Evidence IEA];~go_process: GO:0006468 - protein phosphorylation [Evidence IEA]) → MTPTHLPFPLSVRTQHDTDTRAPPLLVVPGLTPPVTPTVDDESLSGSVATLHSGASSPFLSPVEGKFKDVDAEDRTVSTSDSFTDELEYHKDPKGRPVEYGRGLWSVVYKATPCEPSKPYLLTPPSSPAVKARTVAVKSPARRDAHSILDAEALALTRVSRVAGSQNHVVPFKGYIADSHSIVMSAVPLALSTYIEEKAAVALQNKTTKTMFEPIQGMTQWYDLAKKLITGLCWLHDGPQMVHGDIKPHNILLRARSNDDDLESDHFPYEPLFADFSSAHPISNSSSPESSLGTALTALTPPFTAPELLCVSSLKSPDVAPTPESDVFSLAVTLLAAATGDLLLYPGANHFQRLAMAREGHRVIEFARSGPNGSRIPRNGIVEQIIKPAILKDPSQRIKPAEWVNLVESITI, encoded by the coding sequence ATGACTCCTACGCATTTGCCGTTCCCGCTTTCTGTTCGCACTCAACATGATACGGATACTCGCGCGCCGCCTCTTCTAGTGGTGCCCGGACTGACACCTCCGGTGACGCCTACTGTAGATGACGAGAGTCTTTCAGGCAGCGTTGCCACCCTACATTCTGGGGCTTCCAGTCCATTCTTGTCGCCTGTCGAAGGAAAATTTAAAGATGTCGATGCGGAAGATCGCACGGTGTCCACCTCTGACTCATTCACGGATGAGTTGGAATACCACAAGGACCCCAAAGGCCGGCCTGTCGAGTATGGCCGCGGTCTCTGGAGCGTTGTCTACAAAGCAACTCCTTGCGAGCCCTCCAAGCCCTACCTGCTTACGCCTCCCAGCTCTCCAGCTGTCAAAGCCCGCACGGTAGCAGTCAAGTCACCCGCAAGGCGAGATGCGCACTCCATTTTGGATGCCGAAGCGCTCGCCTTGACTCGGGTCAGCCGTGTCGCTGGGTCACAGAACCATGTTGTTCCCTTCAAAGGATATATCGCAGACTCTCACTCCATCGTCATGTCAGCAGTGCCGTTGGCACTCTCGACCTATATCGAAGAAAAAGCCGCTGTGGCTTTGCAGAACAAGACCACCAAAACCATGTTCGAGCCCATTCAGGGCATGACCCAGTGGTATGACCTCGCAAAGAAGCTCATCACTGGTCTGTGCTGGCTCCATGACGGGCCGCAGATGGTACACGGTGATATCAAGCCTCACAACATCTTGCTCCGTGCACGCTCAAACGACGACGATTTGGAATCCGACCACTTCCCTTACGAACCGCTGTTTGCCGATTTCTCCTCCGCTCACCCTATCAGcaattcttcctctcccgaaAGCAGTCTGGGCACGGCTCTGACAGCTTTAACACCACCATTCACAGCCCCGGAGCTTCTATGTGTCTCATCATTAAAATCCCCAGACGTGGCGCCAACCCCAGAGTCTGATGTCTTCTCTCTAGCCGTTACTCTACTGGCTGCCGCTACAGGCGATCTGCTCCTCTACCCGGGTGCCAACCACTTCCAGCGTCTAGCCATGGCCCGTGAAGGCCACCGCGTGATTGAGTTTGCTCGCTCCGGGCCGAATGGATCTCGCATACCGCGCAACGGGATCGTCGAACAAATCATCAAACCGGCAATCCTCAAAGACCCGAGCCAGCGCATCAAACCTGCTGAATGGGTTAATTTGGTCGAGTCTATTACGATCTAA